The window CACCAGCCTGGTGCAGACTGTACAGCTGTGAGCCGTGGATACATTCACCTGCTTTGTATGTCATCCACACAAGAGCACTTAAGTATTTCATGCTACGATTCTATGCGTAACATACTAGGTTCTGAGCAATATATGGTCCATTTaaagcttagtggttagagcatttcacTGTAAGTCAATAGGTCACAggttccctccccctcctcagctATATGTTGCTTTAATAAGAGCATCTGCGTACATTATTAATATTCAAAGGCCATGATTGACCAACTGAAATGACATTCTTCGTAACTGTATCTATTATTTATCGACTATCTATTCATGCAGTTCCATTCAATGTGTTCCGGGCCCTTCCACAGCGATTCCCTGTCTACAAGCAGGTCCTTCTTACCTTCTTGTACTTGTGAGGGAAGGTGAACCTCTCAATGGTGGTCTGGACGGCTCCTCTGTTCACGCTGCCCAGCCTGTCCTCCAACTGGAGAAGCTcctgagaggaggggcagagagaggtcaGACGGGATTGGAGAACATGTGAGACCCAGATAGGTAGGTACGTAGGGAGGGTGCTGATTTGACAGATAGGAAGTGATAGGGGAGACACGGAGTGggataatggtgtgtgtgtgcacgtgtctaCCTCGTAGCTCTCCCTGACAGCCGATGCGTGGCGGGAAGGGTTGAGGCTCTGGAGGGCCAGTAGGTGGAGCTGTGGATACGGGTAGTTCCTGATCTCATGGACCACCTGGGAGGGAACACAACCAGACGCACCTTTACTGCACCGTGGAAGCGAAATCAAACGCACACCCACGTAACTGGACACGGCCCTCGACTCTGAATGTGACAGAGGTTGTGCTGGGCTCACCACTTGTGTGGAGGCGTTGTTCCTGGGGAAGTGATGCATTCTGGGAGAGGTCAGGTAGTGTTGGTAGTGCTGTGGCAGAGGGTGGATGTGGTACTGATGTGGGGGCAGCCCAGCATCCACACTCAGGTCCctgttcacacacgcacacatcaaaGTTAGAAACATAACCCCAGACTGTCTAGGAACACTCAGTTTATGCAAAAATGGCTGATAAGGTATTCATTTTgcagatgcttttattcaaagcaacgtgcagatggggatttgaatcttcttgatctgcagtcaaatgctctaccactgagataTACCCATCCCATCTATGTTATTCGAAATAATGATTACCAGTCCCGTCTCACCctgctatctgtgtgtgtgtgccattcctccccctctgtccgGTGTGTATgtatctacagtgccctccaaaagtattggaacagtgaggccaattcctttatttttgctgtagactgaaaatatttgggcttgacatcaaacgatgaatgtgaaaccagagatcaacgtttcagcctttatttccaggtatttacatcaggatctgatgcacaaattagaaaatatcacctttttgttcgaacccacccatttgtcacgtgagcaaaagtattggaacatgtgactgacaggtgtgttttgttgcccaggtgtgtcctattacatacattattcaatcaataaataccactgaatgtctacactcaggttcagattgggtaagataggttttgtctatgcagactgtattcagaggtgaaaacaacatgaaaaccagagcgctgtctttgggtgaaaaacaagcaattgtgagtcttagagaagatggaaaatcaatcagagccattgcagaaacattggccatagccagtacaaccatttggaatgtcctgaagaagaagaaaactactggtgtactaagtaacagacgtcgaacaggtagaccaaggaaaacatcagcagttgatgacagaaacattgtaagagctgtaaagaaagaccctaaaacaactgttagtgagatcagcaacaacctccagatggcaggagtgaaggtatcactatctacaccagaagatgcaaaccactcattagcaagaagaataggaaggccaggctggaatttgccaaaaagtacagagatgaacctcaaaaattctgggacaaagttttatggactgatgagacaaagattaacttttaccaaagtgatggaaaggctaaagtttggagaaagaaaggaactgctcatgatcccaaacacacaagctcatctgtgaaacacggtggaggtaatgtcatggcttgggcttgcatggcttcttctgggacgggctcattaatcttcattgaggatgtaacacatgatggcagcagcaaaatgaactcggaagtctacagaaacattttgtctgccaatttaaggaaagatgcaaccaaactgattggcagagccttcatcatgcagcaagataacgacccaaaacacactgccaaaacaacaaaggagttcatcaggggcaagaaatggaaggtattagactggccaagtcaatctccagacttaaaccctatagagcatgcattttacctgcttaagaggagactgacgggaggaaccccacaaaacaaacaacaactgaaagaggctgcagtgaaagcctgggaaagcatcaaaaaggaagaatgcaaaagtttggtgacgtcaatgggtcacagacttgctgcagttattgaaagcaaaggatttgcaactaaatattaagtcttattcacttaaatatgttttaagtatatctgttccaatacttttgatcacatgacaaatgggtggattcaaacaaaatgtgatattttcttagttgtgcatcagatcctgatgtaaatacctggaaataaaagctgaaacgttgatctctggtctcacgttcattatttgatgtcaagcccaaatgttttcagtctacagcaaaaataaaggaattcgcctcactgttccaatacttttggagggcactgtatgtgcgTCCCTTATGtcaggtgagagtgtgtgtatgtgtgtggtttacCAGTCCGTCCCCTCTGCCAGGTAGCGGGGCTGCTGGACCACGGGCTGTGGGGGGACATGGAGTGGGGGGGCAAACTCGAACCCGGGCCTCATcctgtggggctggtgggggacTCTCTCTGGGGTACGCCTGTtccaggaggacacacacacacacaggggttacACACACTTGTGATCCTGTGTcagtagacacacagacagacacacacagtagtaTGTAAAAGTTCCTTCTCAACATTGTTCCACATGGAGAACATTTAGTGAATTCCAGCCATTGACCAGTACCTGGAGGGGGTCAAGATGTGTCGGTGCTGGGCCTCGAGGatctgctgctggaggaggtaTTGCTGGTGTAAGGCCTGAggtaggaagggtggggtggggaggtcCTGGAACTGGGGCGCAGGCAAGGGGTTGAGGGGCGGGTGGATCTGAGGGCCGTGCTGGTGGCCGGGGGGGGCTAGGTGGGGGTTGATGCCCGACTGAGGCTGCCCTGGGTGGGGCATAGTGAAGTCCATGTGCAGCGGGGCCTGGGGACCTAGCTGGAAGTGTCGGCAGGAGGTAGCATGGCtgtgctgttgttgctgctgctgctgcctgttGAAGTGGGATCctgtgggaagagagagagcctaTCAGAcgactggagaggagggggccggCCGAGAGGTAGAATTGTGTGTGAATTGTGATGTCATCTTTGCAGAAAGCCCTACCTCTTACCTATAGTACAAAAcacttcagagtgtgtgtgtgtgtgggggggggggggggaaggtggaGACAGGATGGAGTGAatcctgtgtgcatgtgcataaaTGGTATTTTTCTTTGCCATCAGTTTGGCCCTCTGGTGGGATCCTCACCTCTGCGTATCTGTCTTCTCGGCAAAAAGGCTGGATCAGGATAGCGTGTGCCTACTGGAGTGTGTTTCAAGCCAcactgtgtgttatgtgtggaGAATGGACTAGCGTAGCAGTATCCAAATAATATGTGGAATATCATTCCTGGTGGTTTTGCC of the Hypomesus transpacificus isolate Combined female unplaced genomic scaffold, fHypTra1 scaffold_31, whole genome shotgun sequence genome contains:
- the LOC124463894 gene encoding E3 ubiquitin-protein ligase RNF165-like, with the protein product MLCVNEQQLSVFGSYSRLNVALARQEIETDHPHGLFCLNTQRQDTDPRMVLVHVGYLVLPVFGSVRNRGSHFNRQQQQQQQHSHATSCRHFQLGPQAPLHMDFTMPHPGQPQSGINPHLAPPGHQHGPQIHPPLNPLPAPQFQDLPTPPFLPQALHQQYLLQQQILEAQHRHILTPSRRTPERVPHQPHRMRPGFEFAPPLHVPPQPVVQQPRYLAEGTDWDLSVDAGLPPHQYHIHPLPQHYQHYLTSPRMHHFPRNNASTQVVVHEIRNYPYPQLHLLALQSLNPSRHASAVRESYEELLQLEDRLGSVNRGAVQTTIERFTFPHKYKKRVLQDVKMCLEDEELDTDEKCTICLSMLEDGEDVRRLPCMHLFHQLCVDQWLATSRKCPICRVDIETQLTPES